Within Acidimicrobiales bacterium, the genomic segment CAGCCCCGGCACCGATAGGCACCCCTCTTCGTAGGTCCATTCGCCGTCGCTCTCGACGATCTCCGGGTTCACCACGGCTGCGGGACCCTCCCCGACGTCGTATACGAAGATCCTCTTGCGAACACCGACCTGGGGCGCTGCCAGCCCGACACCCGGGGCCTCGTACATGACCTCCAGCATGCGATCGCAGAGAGCGGCCACCTTGCCGTCGATCTCTTCGACCTCCGTCGCGCGTTGACGCAGGACCGGATCACCGAGAATGCGAATCGACATCGACGCCGTCACGAATGCCACCCTAGCGGCGCCCCTTCTGGAAACGAAGCGGGTCGACCGCGATCCGAACTCGCCTGCGGGGCCGGGAGATGCTCTCGAGGGCGTCGCAGAGCTGGTCGACCGTGACCGCCTTGACGAGCCAGCGCCCGCCTCTGGGCCCCAGGATCTCGACCGTCTCGAGCTCGGCCAACTGGGCCACCACGTCGGGGGCGCCCGGACCGGACACCTCCGCGACCGCTCGCACGGGTGGGAGTCCCATTGCCTCACGTGTGCGAATCTCCGCGTCGGACACGAGGGAAGGATCGCTGGTCAGAGCCGCCTGGATCACGGGATGGTCTGGCATGTTCGTCTGAACGACCATGCGACCTCGCAGCTTCCGCCCACCCACCATCCGCGCCGCCCTGGCAAGGAGCACCATCGCCTCCTCGGAAGCCCTGTACCTGGGTGCGAGCAGTTCTGCATCGAAGTCCGGGAAGACCACCAAGGCACCCGGGAGCGCGTTTCTGAGAACCGCCTCCGTACCCACCGTAACGCGAGCGCTTGGTGGAGAATCGCACCCCTCCGCTACGTGCGAGGCGGCGCCGTGTACCTCGAACTCTGCGACCTCTTCGCCGAGGATCTTCTCCAGCTCCTCCTTCACCCTCGTGACGCCCGGACGGTAGAGCCGCAGCGCCGTCGAGCCGCAACGGTGGCAGACGGGGGGCCTGGTGTCGTCTCCCTCTTCGCAGACCAGCCGCTCTTCGGCATCGAGCCACATCGGCGCGCCGCAGAGGTGACAGACGACCACCCCTCCACATGAGGCGCAGACGACTCGCCGGGCTCTTCCGCGTCTGTTCACCACACACACCACCGCCTCGGCCGAGCGCATCATCCGGAGCGTCTCGGGGGACCACAGGCCGGTCCTAGCAAGGTCCTCGCGTCTGCGGTCGACCACCTCCACGTCGGGCCAACCCTCATGTTCCCGCTCGCGCGGCGGTCGCACGAGCTTCGCCGCGGAGAAGGCCCACAGGGACGGAACCGGCGATGCGACCATCAGCGGGATCCGAAGCCGCACACACCGTTCGAGGAGTACTTCGCGGGCGTGCCAGGTGGGAGCCTGCTCCTGTTGGAGTGCCTCGTCGTGCTCGTCCCACACGATGCAGGCAGCCGGCCGGTGCAGCCTCGCCCAGGCCGCCGCCCTCGTCCCCAGCACTATAGGAGCACCCGAGGCGGCCTCCGCCCAACCATCGGGCCAGGTCACGGCATCCCATCCCCACCGCCTGAGATCTCGGTGCACCCGATGCACATCCCGCTTCTCCGGGAGAACGGCGAGCACTTGTGCCGCCGCATCCTCGTCGCCTGATGCACAGCACACGGCCCTCGCCACGGTCGCGACGAGACTCGCGGCCTGCTCGTCCGGAGGCACCCTGAACACGCTCACACCGCCTCGACGGACAGACTCCCCCACGCCGGTCTCCAGCCAGCGCTCTGCCGAGGCGGATCCGAGCTTCCACGCGGTCTCACGGAAGATGCGTCGGACCGCCCGCTCGGGGGTTGCCGTTCGGAGGAAGTGTGGCCTCGTCCCTGCCCACCGCCAGGCCGCCCACCGGGCCAGCTCCACCAACGAGGAGTCGGGCCCGAGGGTCCCGACCTTGCGGACTCTCTCCAGCTCGACACCCTCTGGTGGCGTCGTGTCCAGCGCGGTCACCCAGCCACGAACCGTCCGTCGCGCAAGTGGAACCCTCACCACTCGCCCGACCTCCACTTCCGCCGCCCCGGGAGTCGCGTCGGCCAACAGGTAGTCGAACTCACGGTCGACGGCCGGGAGGTCGGGCAGGACGCGGACCACCCTCCCGGGTAGAGACGTCTCGTTCACGTCTTCGCTTCGGCCTGCGACACGCGGCGTCGGCCGCGTCCCAACTTCGGGTTCCCCTATCGGGTTCCCCTGTAGGAGTCCTACGGCTAGGCGAGTCCCACGGCCGACTTGAATTCGTCCAGCCGGCTCAACTGCTCCCAGGTGAAGTTCTCCTCGCTCTCCCGGCCGAAATGGCCGTATGCGGCCGTCTTCTTGAAGATCGGTCGGCGGAGATCCAGGTCGCGGATGATGGCTGCGGGCCTCAGGTCGAATATCTCCCGTACGGCCTTCTCTATGAGAGCCGGATCGACGGTCTCGGTGCCGAATGTCTCCACCATGATCGACACCGGATGGGCCACACCTATGGCGTAAGCCACCTGCACCTCCGCTCGCCGTGCGGCACCGGAGGCGACGATGTGCTTGGCCACCCAACGAGCAGCGTACGCACCGGACCGATCCACCTTCGTCGGGTCCTTCCCGCTGAACGCACCGCCACCGTGCCTCGCCATCCCACCGTAGGTGTCTACGATAATCTTCCTGCCGGTGAGGCCCGCGTCGGCCACAGGCCCGCCGATGACGAAGCGGCCGGTGGGGTTCACCAGGACGTCGTATCCGTCGTCCTTGAACTGCTCTGGTATCACCGGCTCGATCACGTGCTCGATCAGGTCCGGGCGGATCTCCTCGTCACGATTTATGCCGTCGTGGTGCTGGCAGGAGATCAGCACCTTCTTCAGCGCCACGGGCTTCCCGTCTTCGTATTCGAGCGTCACCTGCGTCTTGCCGTCCGGCCGCAGGTACGGGATCGCTCCCGAACGACGTACTTCGGCCAGACGTTCTGCGAGGCGGTGCGCCAAGTGGATCGGCAGGGGCATGAGGACGTCCGTCTCGTCGCAGGCGAAACCGAACATCATGCCCTGGTCTCCGGCGCCGAGGCTGTCGAGGTCTTCCTCGGAGCCCTCTCCTGGCTTCTTGACGACGCCCTTTGCAATATCGGGAGACTGCTCGTCGATGGCCACCAGCACGCCGCAGGTCGTGCCGTCGTAGCCGTAAGACTCACGGTCGTAGCCGATCTCGCAGATCGTGTTGCGCACGACCGACGGGATGTCGACGTACCCCTCGGTCGTGATCTCCCCCGCGACTATCGCCAACCCGGTGGTCACCAGGGTCTCGCAGGCCACCCGGCTGAAGGGGTCTTGCTCCAACATGGCGTCGAGGATCGCGTCGGATATCTGGTCGGCCATCTTGTCGGGATGACCCTCGGTGACCGACTCGGATGTGAACGTGTACCTGCTCACGTCCCACTACCTCCAGACGAATCAGATGCGCCCATGCCATCACCCATCAGGCGCTCGATCTCCTCCATGACGGCGACGGCCACCTCGCGCTTCGAGCGGAGTGACACCCTGCGATCCGCCCCGTCCCTGCACAAGATAGTCACCTCGTTGGTGTCGTGCCCGAACCCTACGCCCGGCTTCGAGACGTCGTTAGCGACGATGAGGTCGAGTCCCTTCGAGACCATCTTCGCCTTGGCATTGGCGAGGAGGTTCTCAGTCTCGGCGGCGAAGCCGACGACGATCTGACCCTCACGCCGATTGTTCCCGAGGTCCACGAGGAAGTCGTATGTGGGCTCGAGCTCTATCGCCGTCGGCCGCTCTTCCTTCTTCAGCTTCCGATCCGCAGGTCTGGCGGGCCGGAAATCTGCGACCGCCGCGGCCATCACTATGACGTCGGCTCTCTCTGCACGGGACATCACCGCCTGCTGCATGTCGGCTGCCGTCTCCACATGCACCACCTCGGCCAGACCCGGCGGCACTGCAGCATCAGATGTCGTGACCAGGATCGTCTCTGCACCGAGCACGGCCGCCGCCTCCGCCAACGCGTGACCTTGCTTGCCAGAGGACCGGTTCGTGATGACACGCACCGGATCGATCGGCTCCCGGGTGCCACCCGCGGTAACGATCACCGTCTTCGACTTCCAGGGTCGTCCACGCACCGTGCGCGCTATCGCGAACACGACCTCCTCGGGTTCCACCAGTCGACCCACGCCCGCGTCCCCGCCGGCGAGTCTCCCCTCGGCGGGGCCGACTATCTCGATGCCCCAGGAGCGGAGCCTCGCCACGTTCTCCTGCGTAGCAGGGTGGCACCACATCTCTTCGTGCATCGCCGGGAACAGGACGACGGGAGCACGAGTCGCCAGCAGTGTCGCGCTGACGAGATCGTCGGCCCGCCCCGTCGCCATGGATGAGATGATCCGAGCAGTCGCGGGACAGACGGCCACCACGTCTGCCGCCTTGGCGAGGCGTGTGTGCGCCAGGGGATCAGACGGGTCGAACAGGTCCCGTCGGACGGGCTCGGAGGCGAGAGACGACAGGGTCACCTCGCCCACGAACCGGGTCGCCGCATCGGTCATCAACGGCACCACGTGAGCGCCGGCGTCGACCAGGCGTCTGCACACCTCGACCGCCTTGTAGGCGGCGATGCCCCCGCACACTGCCAAGACCACCCGCTTCCCCCCCATGCCCAAGAGGGGGTCTGCGCGGACATACGCCTCTTCGCCCGTGTTCACGTCACCGAGCGGCTACGCGGCTCAGTCGGAAGAGGCACCGTCGCCCCGGCCCGAGTCGTCCCGGGGGACGATCTTCCCGGCCGCGATTTCCTCCATCGCAATGGACAGTGGCTTCCCGGCCGTGGTGGTGACCTGCGGCGGTATCGATGCCCCCAGCCCTTCACCCAGCTGCGAGAAATAGTCGTTGATGGACCGCGCCCTCTTGGCTGCCAATATCACCAGGCCAAACCTCGACCCCGCCATTTCGACCAACGTCTCGATCGGCGGGTAGATCATCATGTCGGGACGCTCGCTCACCGTGCCGATGCTACCCGCTCCCGGGCGACCCCAGACAACGCCGACGACGCGACCGGATCGCACGTGACGCACTCCTGCCGCCTCGGGTCGCCGCGTACCACTTCGGTGAGCCCTGCCCCTGTCCGGATCCGAAACGTCCTCTGCGGACCGTCACCGGCGCCCCTGGTGCGACCTCCTTTGGTCCACCAGTTTCAGGATCTCCCTCGCACAGCGTTCGACGTCGTCGTTCACCACCATGTGCATTCCCAGCTCTCTGGCAGCCGCCAGCTCTCGGTCGGCCTGCCGGAGGCGTTTCTCGATCGACTCCGGATCGTCCCCACGTCCCTCGAGTCGCCTGCGCTGCTCGTCCCGTGAAGGGGCGTCGACGAATACGAGGAGTGCGTCGGGGCGCAGCGAGTGCACCTGGCGAGCACCTTGGACGTCGATCTCCAGAAGTACGTCGTGACCCGAGGGAGGATCGGGCAGCGGAGTGCCGTACAGGTGCCCGAGATACTCCGCCCATTCGAGGAAGCGGCCTCGGCTTATCGCGTCCTCGAACTCGGCACGGTCCACGAACACGTACGCATCCGGCGGCTCTCCCGGCCTCCTCGGCCGCGTCGTCCAAGAGCGCGACAACCAGATGTGAGGATCCATGCTCACCAAGCGCCGTACGACGGTCCCCTTTCCTACGCCACCTGGCCCGGAGACCACGATGACCAGGGGCCGGCTCTCGCTCAGGGCCGTCCGAACCGTTCCAACAGCGCTCGGCGCTGTTGGTCCCCGAGACCCTTGAGCCTGCGAGACTCGGCTATGCCGACCTCTTCCATCGCCCTTCGCGCAGATACCTTTCCCACGCCCGGAAGCGACTCGAGGAGCGCGACGACCTTCGTACGAGCAACGACCTCGTCGCTCTCTGCCAGCCGGAAGACGTCCTCGAGGGAGAGAGCACCGAGCTTCACCTTCTCCTTGAGCTCGGCCCTGCGCCGGCGCGCCTCTGCGGCCTTTGCCAGAGCCTGCGACCTCTGCTCGTCACTGAGCCGTGGGGGGTTCGTCATGCACCGCACCCTACACGGCGGCACGCATCAGTCGCCTTGCCGCTCCCATTACCGGTCGCTCGAACATCCCCGACCTGCCCCAGAGGACGAGACCGTCACGCGTCTCGCCTCGACGCGCTCCACACCTCGCTCGCGATCTCCATCGCCGCGCGCTCGGGCTCCTCTGCGGTGGAGATGGGTCTGCCCACGACGAGAAGGTCCGCGCCGGCCTGCAGCGCCGAACTCGGCGTGGCCACCCGCGCCTGGTCTCCCCGCGGTGCGCCGGTGGGCCTGATCCCCGGCACGACCTTCTTCATCGCCGGAGCCACCGACGAGACCACGGCCAGATCCCGAGCAGCGCACACCACTCCTCCGCAACCCGCCTCCGCTGCCTGCAGAACCCGACCGGCGAGCAGGTGCGGAGGCGCCGCGTCCTGGGAAGTGAGCACGGTCACCGCCAGCGCCACCGGCGCCTCCAGACCCACGGCATCCGCGCCGGCTGCGAGACCCTCCACCGCCGCACGCATCACAGCCACACCTCCGGCAGCGTGAACCGTCGCATATCCCACTCCGAGCGAGCCGAGGACTCGGCCGGCTCGACGGACGGTCGTCGGGATGTCGTGGAGCTTCAGATCACAGAACACCTCGAAGCCCATCTCTCGGAATACCCCCACGGCCGCGGGACCCTCGGAGCAGTAGAGCTCCAGACCTACCTTGACGACACCCACCCAAGGTTGCACCGCGGCCGCGAGCCGCTTCGCCGCGACGACGTCGTCGACGTCGAGCGCGAGACAGAGCCGACGTCGCACCTCTCGCGGCGCGCCGGCGGCGAGCTCCCCTTCCGCCGACCCGAGGGCCGGGCCGGCGCCGCGATCCACGTAGACGTTCGACTCGTCTCGCCGAGGAAGGCCTGGGTCAACCATCACGCGCCTCTCCGTGGGCCACACCCACCAGGTCACAGATCTTCGCGACTCCCTTCGACCGGCACCAGCGCTCGAGCTCCCCAAGGACGTTCCACGGCGCCCTGGGGTCGGCGAAGGTGGCGGTCCCCACCTGCACCGCAGAGGCGCCCGCCATGATCATCTCCACCGCGTCCCGCCCGGTGGCCACACCACCGACTCCGACGATCGGGAGGTCCGGCAGCGCGGCGTGGCAATCCCACACTGCCCGCACCGCCACTGGACGGATGGCTGCTCCCGAGAGACCTCCTGTGACGCCGCCCAGGGCCGGTCGGCGCCTGTCCACGTCGATCACCATCGCCGGGAGCGTGTTGATCAGGGTCACCGCGACTGCGCCGGCCTCTGCGACTGCTGCCGCCACCTCCACGATGGCGGGAACGCTCGCGGCGAGTTTCGCCCACACCGGCAGGCCGGCCGAGCAGGCGGCTGCCACCGCCGCCTTCGCGAGGCTCGGCGAGTGGGCGAACAGGCGCTCGCCTGCCCTGTGGTTGGGGCAGGACAGGTTCGCCTCCACCGCCGTCACGCCCGATCCGGCCAGCTTGCCGGCGACCTCGGCGAACCCGTCGGGATCCTCGGCCCAGATGCTGGCGACCACCGTGGCCCCCTCGCGCAGGAGAGCCGGCAGATGCTCTTCCAGCCAACGGTCCACACCCGGACCCTGCAGGCCCACCGAGTTCACCATCCCGGCGGGCGAGGGCGTGACTCGCAATGGCGGGTTCCCCGGCCACGGCCTCGGACCCACCGACTTCGCCACGACGGCCCCGAGTCGAGAGAGCGGACCATAGGCAGCCAGCTCCGCACCATGACCGCCCGTTCCCGCCGCCGTCATCACGGGGGCTCGCAGACGCGTCGGCCCCACGTTCACCGAGAGGTCGACCGCGGCTCGTCTCGCGGGAGACATGTTTCAGAGCTGTAGGCGAAGTTGCCGGCCCCGGCCGTGGACCTCCTGCAACGACCGAACGACCGTCTCGTGCTGACGCCAGTCCGCGATTCCGCCTGCCGCCGCCACCGCCGCCTTCGCCGTAGTGAGGAGAGGAACGCCCGCTGCACCCGCGGCTCGCCTTATGTACTCGCCGTCTGCCCGCGGACCCCTGCCTCGCGGGCTGTTCACCACCAGCGAGACCTTCCCTGCCGATATCAGGTCGACCGCGTCCACGCCCGGCTCACCCAACTTCGCGACGACCTGGTCGACGGGGATCCCCGCCCGCCTGAAAGCCTCGGCCGTTCCGGACGTGGCCACTATCGAGAAGCCGAGCCGGTGGAAGAGACTCGCGGCCTCGACCCCTTTTGCCTTGTCCCTGTCGGCGAGCGAGAAGAAGACGGTCCCCGAAGTGGGTAGACGGTCGCCGGCTGCGAGCTGGCTCTTGAAGAACGCCAGACCCGGCGTCGAATCGAGTCCCATCACCTCACCCGTCGAGCGCATCTCCGGTCCGAGGAGGGCGTCCACCTCGGGGAAGCGATTGAACGGCAGGACGGCCTCTTTCACCGCGTAGTGGCCGTGGACTTCCGCAGGCGAGAACTCGCCCCTGTCCCGCAGCTCTCCGAGCGTCTCGCCGAGCATCACGAAGGTCGCGATCCGGGCGATGGGAACCCCCGTCG encodes:
- the def1 gene encoding peptide deformylase 1, yielding MAFVTASMSIRILGDPVLRQRATEVEEIDGKVAALCDRMLEVMYEAPGVGLAAPQVGVRKRIFVYDVGEGPAAVVNPEIVESDGEWTYEEGCLSVPGLSFEIVRPRRVHLRGWDAQGREVDIEADDLLARVFQHEIDHLDGVLLLDRLEEEERKAAMRRIRELELTGGLQAAGRDSAVSRGRRL
- the metK gene encoding S-adenosylmethionine synthase; the encoded protein is MSRYTFTSESVTEGHPDKMADQISDAILDAMLEQDPFSRVACETLVTTGLAIVAGEITTEGYVDIPSVVRNTICEIGYDRESYGYDGTTCGVLVAIDEQSPDIAKGVVKKPGEGSEEDLDSLGAGDQGMMFGFACDETDVLMPLPIHLAHRLAERLAEVRRSGAIPYLRPDGKTQVTLEYEDGKPVALKKVLISCQHHDGINRDEEIRPDLIEHVIEPVIPEQFKDDGYDVLVNPTGRFVIGGPVADAGLTGRKIIVDTYGGMARHGGGAFSGKDPTKVDRSGAYAARWVAKHIVASGAARRAEVQVAYAIGVAHPVSIMVETFGTETVDPALIEKAVREIFDLRPAAIIRDLDLRRPIFKKTAAYGHFGRESEENFTWEQLSRLDEFKSAVGLA
- a CDS encoding peptidase ClpP, translated to MNTGEEAYVRADPLLGMGGKRVVLAVCGGIAAYKAVEVCRRLVDAGAHVVPLMTDAATRFVGEVTLSSLASEPVRRDLFDPSDPLAHTRLAKAADVVAVCPATARIISSMATGRADDLVSATLLATRAPVVLFPAMHEEMWCHPATQENVARLRSWGIEIVGPAEGRLAGGDAGVGRLVEPEEVVFAIARTVRGRPWKSKTVIVTAGGTREPIDPVRVITNRSSGKQGHALAEAAAVLGAETILVTTSDAAVPPGLAEVVHVETAADMQQAVMSRAERADVIVMAAAVADFRPARPADRKLKKEERPTAIELEPTYDFLVDLGNNRREGQIVVGFAAETENLLANAKAKMVSKGLDLIVANDVSKPGVGFGHDTNEVTILCRDGADRRVSLRSKREVAVAVMEEIERLMGDGMGASDSSGGSGT
- the gmk gene encoding guanylate kinase, with the translated sequence MDPHIWLSRSWTTRPRRPGEPPDAYVFVDRAEFEDAISRGRFLEWAEYLGHLYGTPLPDPPSGHDVLLEIDVQGARQVHSLRPDALLVFVDAPSRDEQRRRLEGRGDDPESIEKRLRQADRELAAARELGMHMVVNDDVERCAREILKLVDQRRSHQGRR
- the pyrF gene encoding orotidine 5'-phosphate decarboxylase, with product MVDPGLPRRDESNVYVDRGAGPALGSAEGELAAGAPREVRRRLCLALDVDDVVAAKRLAAAVQPWVGVVKVGLELYCSEGPAAVGVFREMGFEVFCDLKLHDIPTTVRRAGRVLGSLGVGYATVHAAGGVAVMRAAVEGLAAGADAVGLEAPVALAVTVLTSQDAAPPHLLAGRVLQAAEAGCGGVVCAARDLAVVSSVAPAMKKVVPGIRPTGAPRGDQARVATPSSALQAGADLLVVGRPISTAEEPERAAMEIASEVWSASRRDA
- a CDS encoding dihydroorotate dehydrogenase encodes the protein MSPARRAAVDLSVNVGPTRLRAPVMTAAGTGGHGAELAAYGPLSRLGAVVAKSVGPRPWPGNPPLRVTPSPAGMVNSVGLQGPGVDRWLEEHLPALLREGATVVASIWAEDPDGFAEVAGKLAGSGVTAVEANLSCPNHRAGERLFAHSPSLAKAAVAAACSAGLPVWAKLAASVPAIVEVAAAVAEAGAVAVTLINTLPAMVIDVDRRRPALGGVTGGLSGAAIRPVAVRAVWDCHAALPDLPIVGVGGVATGRDAVEMIMAGASAVQVGTATFADPRAPWNVLGELERWCRSKGVAKICDLVGVAHGEARDG